CTCTATTGGCCACCCACACAACCACCCGGGGAATAATACCCTTGAACCAGATTCCGACATACTGATTCTGGGAGttattaaaattgaagaacCCCAGTTCATAAAAACCATTAGAGGAGCTGAGAGTTTGTCCTATTGGCAAAGGACTTTCTTTCGTTATCCCTGCAGAGCTAGAACTTATAAAGAAGCTAGATAAGAGCAAATAAGCAAAGAACACGATCCACTTCTTCcccatatttgttatttctctCCAAAAACTATCTTTTTTAGATTAGCTTTACATAAAGcgagaaagcaagaaaaaaaaaaaaaaaaactctctttgcacattttttgttttgtcaactCAGGGACTGACTTGTGAGAATAATACAGAACAAAAATCATGCGTTATTTAATAATCTTTACTAATGTTCCAAAAATCATGCGTTATTTGATAATAGAGAACAAAAGTGTCAAAGCACGAATAAGTCCTTACCCAATCAGATACGCAACGTTGTCATTGTTCAATGCtatcaagaacaaaaagaagaagactttggTTATCAAAGACTTTAGAATAAGTTACTgcaaattttcttctattccATTCAAAGACAATCATTTACTTAAATACACAAAAAAGGTGTTCAGAAAGTAACTGCTCACTAAACAAATAACAACGTGAATGAGTGGGAGACAATTCCAAGTCCTTATTAGCTCTGCATCAATAATAGAAACAATGCATACATGATAGATTGGCACGAAGAAGTCCTTACCCAATCAGATACGCAACGTTGTCATTGTTCAAGTCCTTATTAGTTCTGCATCAATCGAAAGAATCCAATCCTTGCTTCACCATTACAACACAATAACTTTCTTGAAATGCAGGCTATGTTTTATCTCGTTTAGACATTTCCTCGAACACTTGCAGTGCATAAAAAAAACCTCCGAGCCTCGCTAATGTCGTTAGACCCGTAATGACCCTAATCGACTGATTCCCAACTCCAACCATATGGGCTTAACTGTTTCTGTCCAAAAGAACCGAAGAATTCAACAGTCAACATTGGTGTGCCACTAGGCCCGAGAATAATCTCCCGGGAAGTCTTAAAATGAAGTAGAGTCAACGATTTGTTTTTGAGCAAAGTATTTTGTCAATTTAGTGGGAAGTGGAATCATGTAATCATGCCTAATAAAATATACCTTAGTCAATTTTACCAAACAGTTTCCACATAGATAAAAAGTTTCTGAATAATAAAGGAAGGGATGTAATTTTACAACCATTAGAAATTTTGATCCTTATAGAGAATAATTCCAATTCTACAGTTTCAACGTCCTTGGATCACAGACTCTGTCATCTCATTGACAGTGATCATCGAATCATTTGACGGTGATTCGTCTTTTCTAGTGTGCACTACAAATGTGGGTTTTTTGGGCAGAGGAAGATCTGATGTTGTGGTAAGCATAGACAGCAACTCAAGTGTGTTTGGTCTGTCTGCAGGCTCGTGTTGAACACAGAGCAAACCAATCTGTACACACCTTCCAACTTCAGATGGGTGACTAGAATCAGCAAGAGCTTGGTCCAAAAAATTAACTTCTCGGGTTTCACACCAACATTCCCATGCCTGTTTTTCAGTTTCCACTCTTAAGAATATCAAAGCAACAAACCTTTTGCAACCTCTGCAAATGCATGAAAACATAAAGTCTTACTAACATATGCAAGAAGTGCTTTTCCCTCCTCGCCATAGCTGAAACTTGAGATCTTCTTTCCGCTGATGATTTCTAACAACAGAACTCCGAAACTGTAGATATCGGATTTCTCAGAGAATACGCCAGTCCATGCATACTCAGGAGACATATATCCTCTGTTCAAAGATCAAATAGTTTCACCCAATTTAATATATGACTACCAATCTAGTTTAATATGTTATCAAGGGATGGTTCTTACAGAGTTCCGACAACCCTGCGAGTTTTTTCCTGATATTGGGTTCCCTGAAACATCCGAGCCAAACCAAAATCTGATATTTTCGGGTTCATTTTCTCATCCAGAAGAATGTTGCTGACCTTCAGGTCTCGGTGAATTACTCTGAGGCGTGAGTCACGGTGGAGATAGAGAAGTCCACGTGCAATACCTTCAATGATCTCAAATCTCTTTGGCCAATCAAGTTCGAGCTTTTTTCTTGCATCTAAGTATACAAGCTATCAGATAAGAAATTCCAGATATAAAGGGGAAAACTACACGAAAGGGGTAAGAAGTGACCCACCAAAGACAAAAGTATCCaggcttttgtttttcaagaaCCCATAAATCAATAGCTTCTCTGTTCCTTCGACGCAGCATCCCAAAACCCGGACTAAGTTTCTGTGTTGGAGTTTTGATATCAGTACTATTTCATTCATGAACTCCTGTTTGCCCTGCCCAGAGCTGCTAGAAAGACGTTTTACCGCAATTTCTCTTCCATCTTGCAGTTTTCCCTGAAACAAGTTGCAAATGTCATGTCAAGAAAtgacagaaaagaaaaagagcaaaGAGGATAAAACGTTTCTCGCCTTGTAAACAGAACCAAATCCACCAGGACCGAGTTTGTTTGATAGACTGAAATTATTGGTGGCAGTTTGTATGGCATTCATCTCAAAAAATTCTAAACCTGGGACGTCTTGTGATTGCAGAAAATTCCTCCATGCATCGTTTGATATATGAGCTAAAATATGGGTTAGAATATGTGTGTCAGTGCCAAGTGAGTATATTCAGAGTTTTTAAAACAGGCCGAAACCAATGTaccagaaaaataatatacaagTCAGTCAATTTAGTAGTGGAAAAAACACCTTTTTATTTAACGATATCTTATAACAAATGTAACAGAGCAATTTTATTGACAACCAAATGATTAGATGAACAGTGAGAGATTGTTCGATAGTAAAGTCATCAATGTGTTACCATTATGTTCCACTCTGCATCTCCAGAAACCAAATGCAGCAAATCCAAAGATCACGAATAGGGTCAGGCTCACTGTACTAGCAACAATGGTCATCTTGCGCTTATTTACATCTGAGGAATTTAGGATAAGAATTGAACAATAAGTCATGCTTCTATCGAAAACATCAATATCAAAGAAGTGGAAGATATAATTACAAAAGATACAAAAGGTCCTTGAATTATATTGTAAGTCATACCTAGCTCAGAACGTGCAAGACGAATGGAAAGAAGTTCTCCTGCTGCAGAAAATTGCCTTGTGTCCATTAGATCCTTGCTCCACATTAAGCACCCTATTCCAGGAATATAAGAAAACGCCAAGCAAGAACAATTGTGGAGGCAATTTTGGTGGCATTCTTCAGCATTCTGAGAATTTGCATACTCGTAAAAGTCTGGAGGCTTTATGTTGGGAACAGTATAGAAGACATTTGCATCTTTGCCACTGGAGTTTCCTTGACAATGTAGTTCGGTACGCCTCACACAACCACTAGTCCAGTTTCCTTTCTTCCACTCCTTAGCGAATTTAGGAACAAAACCTTTGAAGCATTTACATTTTGGAGGAATTGATACAACACAAAGCCCAAAAGGTCCACATACGCCATATATATCACATGAATTGGCTGGACCCTCGTAGGTTGATTCCCAGTCCATTCCATTATGCACTAAGACCTTCATTGTTCCCTCTGATGTTAAAATCATGCGTGAAGGTTTGCCTCTTTCAACAAATGAAAAGTATCCTGACCCATTTACATCCTGTGTTAAGATGAATGGACTTGTGTATGATTCATCCATTTGTGGTGATCCAGTGAACCTTGTTTTAGCCCATGGACCGGTTCTATAATAACGTGTCGAGCCTCTCATAATAATCCCCTGTGATGGCACTTGCGGTGTAATCAGAGCCACAAATTCGCCAGGCGATGGATCGGTGTAACTTTTCCAAGCAGTCAATCCTCGCTTCTCACCAGCGACGAGATTATACATCATAATTGACGTAGGGAGCAGAGTATTACCAAGATGCTCAAAGCTTTGCCATAGAGTCCTTCCCGAAACTTTGTCTATGAAAACAAGATTTCCATGGTCTGTAAGCTCTGCACGAGACCCATTAGATGCAAAAATATCTCCGGTAGACCACACAACGCCATGTTTGCCATTAGATAACAGAAGACTACCATTGCTGCTGATACCGAGATTTGCCGCAGAGTCTGTAACAGGCTTTTCTCTATTAGCCACCCACACAACCACCTGGGGAATGATACTCTTGAACCAAATTCCGAGATACTGATTTTGGGAGTTATTAAGACTGAAGAATCCCAATTCATAAACACCATTAGAGGAGCTGAGAGTTTGTCCAATTGAAAAGGGACTCTCTTTGGTTATCCCTGCAAAGCTAAAACTCATAAAGATGGTAAAAAAGGGCAAATAAGCAAAGAACACTATCCTCTTCTTCCCCATCTGGTTTTTTTCCTCTCCAAAAACTATCTTCTTCAgattattttaagaagcaaacaGAGTAAgaaagccaaaacaaaaacacagagGGACTTAGTGAGAACTATTTTCAAGCACCTATAAACAATGTTGACCAGATCAACCACACTTATCTTTATACAGGATCAAGTTAAACCCTATTTAAtgaatacaaacaaaattttatcaaaatagtTACATAActtcaacaaacaaagtcCAACTATTTTACCCATTCAAATACGCAACATTGTCATTTCCATGTCCGTTTAGCTTCTTGCGCTGAGAACCAGTGAAAGATAGCCACCGATACTCTGCAACCATATCGAAAGACGAGAACTTTCACAAGTCTGAATCCATTGATTGACCGCAGATTAAAAATCCCGTGATGTTCCCATGTTCTTGTCGCCAGCTCTTAGTTTCCAGAATCTGCAAATGATAAACATCAACACTCGTCTTTAAATGTTACTTGATTCATTGGAACAGCTGTCTTGAATTGGAGACTACATTAATTCTCGTTCAGGCATTTTACCGAACATTTGAAATGCATAATCAAAACTTTCAGAGCTCCACTAGTGCCCAATTCCATCTCCAAGACTCCAACCATCTGGGCGACTGGGCGTGACTGTTTTCTCCAAAATAGCCGAAGAATTCTACAGTCAATATTGGTGTGCCAGTTTCGccggagagaagaagacgacttCAACAGTCAATTCTACAACACTAGAATTTCGAACACAAGCTTTTCTCCAAATCCAAACTCGAAATCTGAACCGGAccacaaaaaaatacaaaccgAACCAAACACATTCCGAATCGGGTCGTATTTTCGAATATTAAAAGGTCCAAAATACGAATGGCCAATATAAGCCCATAAGGCCCAGTAAAATATTattcccccccccccccacccAACTCAACTCTTAACgattatgtttttgaatttgaaaacaagCGTAAGCACGAGagttgagagagagatagagagatttgGAGATCGAGAATTCAGGTGCGATTCTATGTCAAATCTCTATTTTCAAGGACATGCTTGATCAGGTTctactcttctccttcttcttcttcactggtATGGTTTCTAGGACATGCTTGATCAGGTTctactcttctccttcttcttcttcactggtATGGTTTCTCGTCTTTAGCTTAATTTGAGCTGTGATCGAATGACACTGATCAATCGGGAAATCGAAGTAAAACACAAGAGATGCTTACGAAACAGGAACTGGATAATCTTTGGTTAACCAAATTGGAAGTTTAGGAAATGACcaactcttctctcttctctttgaacAAGCCTTTTTGCATAATTTTGGATGTGATCttctcttttaagttttaacataATGAAATAATCTACGTTGAAGTTAGCAACATTAGAAAATTTGATCCTTTGGAGAATAATTCCAATTCTAAAATTTTCCATCACACATTGATGTTCAACGTCCTAGGATCACAGACTCTGTCATCTCATTGACAGTGATCATCAAATCATTAGACGGTGGTTCGTCATTTCTTGTGTGCACTGCAAATGTGGGTTGTTTTGGCAGAGGAAGATCTGATGTTGTGGTAAGCATAGACAACAACTCAAGTGTGTTTGGTCTGTCTGCAGGTTGATGTTGAACACAGAGCAAACCAATCTGGACACACCTTCCAACTTCGGCTGGATGAGAAGAATCATCAAGAGCTTGGTCCAAGAGATTAACTCCTCGGGTTTCACACCAACATTCCCATACCTGCATTGGTTTCAGATCTTAACAATACAAGAGCAACAAACCTTTTACAAAATCGGAAAGTGCAAGAAAACATAAAGGCTGACTTACATATGCAAGAAGTGCTTTTCCTTCCTCACCATAGCTGAACCTTGAAATCTTCTCTCCGCTGATGATTTCTAACAGAAGAACTCCGAAGCTGTAGATGTCTGATTTCTCAGAGAATACTCCAGTCCATGCATACTCTGGAGACATATATCCTCTGTGCAAACATCACATAGTTTCACATATGACTATCATGACAAGGGAATTAGTTTATCATGTTATCGAAGAATGGTTCTTACAGAGTTCCCACAACCCTGCGAGTTTTGTCCTGATATTGGCTTCCCTGAAACAACCGAGCCAACCCAAAATCTGATATTTTCGGGTTCATTTTCTCGTCCAGAAGAATGTTGCTAACCTTCAGGTCTCTGTGAATTACTCTGAGGCGTGAGTCACGGTGGAGATAGAGAAGTCCACGCACAATACCTTGAATGATATCAAATCTCTTTGGCCAATCAAGCTCGAGCCTTTTTCTTGAACCTAAGCAAAAATACCAtgtaaaaactataaaataagCAGTTCCAGAGGAAACCTACAAGAAAGAGGCAAGATGTAACCCACCAAAAACAAAGGTATCAaggcttttgtttttcataaacTCATAAATCAAtagcttttcttttccttcaaCACAGCATCCCAAAACCCGTACCAAGTTTCTGTGTTGGAGTTTTGATATCAGTACTATTTCATTCATGAACTCCTGTTTGCCCTGCTCAGAGCTGCTAGAAAGGCGTTTTACCGCAATTTCCCTTCCATCTTGCAGTTTTCCCTGAAAAAAGTTGCAAATGTCATCTtcagaaaaaacagaaaagaaaaagagcgAATAGGATAAAACGTTTCTCGCCTTGTAAACGGAACCAAAGCCACCATGTCCGAGTTTGTTTGATAGACTGAAATTACTGGTGGCAGTTTGTATGGTATTCATCTCAAAAAATTCTAAACCTGGGACGTCTTGTGATTGCAAATCATTCCTCCATGCATCTTCTGATATATGAGCTGAAATTTGGGTTAGAATTTGTGAGTCAGTGCCAAATGAGCATATTAAGAGTATTTAAAACCAGCCAAAACCAATGTACCAAAGAGAACATAGAAAATTCCGTCAGTTTAGTGTAGATTTGTTGTATTTCACGATATATCGTAAGTTCGTAACAAAGGTAAAAGAGTAATTTTGTTGACAACCAAATGAGTAGATAAACAATCAGAGATTGTTCGATAGCATCAATAATGTTACCGTGatgttttactctgtttctccaAAAACCAAACGTGGCAAAGCCCAAGATCACAAAGAGGGTAAGGCTCACTGTACTAGCAACAATGGTCATCTTGCGCTTATGTACATCTGAAAAATTTAGAACAAGAATTAAACAATAAGTCATGCTTCTATTGAAAACATCAATATCAATGAAGTAGAAGATAtaattgaaaaagataaagaagatcCTTGAATTATCTTCTAATTCATACCTAGCTCAGAATGTGCAAGACGAATGGAAAGAATTTCTCCTCCTGCAGAAAATTGCATTGTGTCCATTAGGTCTTTGCTCCACATTAAGCACCCTATTCCAGGAATATAAGCGAAGGCCAAGCAAGAACAATTGTGGAGGCAACTTTGGTAGCATCCTTCAGCATCCACAGAATTTGCATATTCATAAAAGTCTGGAGGCTTTATGTTTGGAACAGTATGGAAGACGTTTGCATCTTTGCCAGTAGAGTTTCCTTGACAATGTAGTTCGGTACGCCTCGCACAACCACTTGTCCAGTTTCCTCTTTTCCATTCCTCAATGGATTTAGGAACAAAACCTTTGAAGCATTTACACTTTGGAGGATCTGAGataacacaaaaaccaaaaggcCCACATACGCCGTAAATATCACATGAATTGGCTGGACCCTCGTAGCTTGATTTCCAGTCCAATCCATTATACCGTAACACCTTCATTGATCCCTCTGATGTTAACATTATACGTGAAAGTTTGTAGTCTCTTTCAAAATACGAAAAGTATCCTGACCCATTTACATCCTGATGTAGGCTGAATGGACTAGTATATGATTCATCCATCTGTGGTATCCCGGTATACCTTGTTTTAGCCCATGGACCGGTTCTATAATAAGGGGTCGAGCCTCGCATAACAAACCCCTGTGATGGCACTTGCGGTGTGATCTGAACCCAAAAGTCACCAGGCGATGGATCAGTATAACTTTTCCAAGAACTCAACCCTCGCTTCTCACCGGTGACGAGATTATACATCATAGTTGAGAGAGGGAGTAGAGTATTACCAAGGTGCTCAAAGCTTTCCCATAGAGTTCTTCCTGTAACGTTGTCTTTGACCATTAGATTTCCATAGTCGGAAAGCTCTGCATGAGATCCCTTAGATGCAGAAATTTCTCCAGTGGACCACACGACGTCATGTTTGCCATTAATTAACAGAAGACTTCCACTGCTGCTGATAACTAAATTTGCTGCAGAGTCTGTAACAGGCTTTTCTCTATTGGCCACCCAAACAACCACCCGGGGAATGATTCCCTTGAACCAGATTCCAACATACTGATTTTGGGAGTTATTAAAACTGAAGAACCCCAGTTCATACACTCCATTAGAGGAGCTGAGAGTTTGTCCTATAGACAAAGGACTCTCTTTTGTTATCTCTGCATAgctaaaacttataaataagaGCAACACGATCCTCTTCTTCCccatgtgtatttttttttctctaataacTAAGAAACGAACATATAACAAGACAAAGAAAGCCAAGTGAAGAAACACTCagggattttttttcttcgaggGACTCGTCAAAACTATTTTCAAGCACCTACTATAAACAATGTTGACCAGACCGCACTAATGTTCCAAAATACTCATTTTTCAATGGAAACGTAAATGCCACAAACAAAGTCCAATTTTTTACCCAGTCAATTACGCAACATAGTCATATTTCATGACGTGAACAAGTGAAAGATGTGCAAATTTACTCTCCACCAATCtaaa
This sequence is a window from Arabidopsis thaliana chromosome 1 sequence. Protein-coding genes within it:
- a CDS encoding S-locus lectin protein kinase family protein yields the protein MGITKESPFSIGQTLSSSNGVYELGFFSLNNSQNQYLGIWFKSIIPQVVVWVANREKPVTDSAANLGISSNGSLLLSNGKHGVVWSTGDIFASNGSRAELTDHGNLVFIDKVSGRTLWQSFEHLGNTLLPTSIMMYNLVAGEKRGLTAWKSYTDPSPGEFVALITPQVPSQGIIMRGSTRYYRTGPWAKTRFTGSPQMDESYTSPFILTQDVNGSGYFSFVERGKPSRMILTSEGTMKVLVHNGMDWESTYEGPANSCDIYGVCGPFGLCVVSIPPKCKCFKGFVPKFAKEWKKGNWTSGCVRRTELHCQGNSSGKDANVFYTVPNIKPPDFYEYANSQNAEECHQNCLHNCSCLAFSYIPGIGCLMWSKDLMDTRQFSAAGELLSIRLARSELDVNKRKMTIVASTVSLTLFVIFGFAAFGFWRCRVEHNAHISNDAWRNFLQSQDVPGLEFFEMNAIQTATNNFSLSNKLGPGGFGSVYKGKLQDGREIAVKRLSSSSGQGKQEFMNEIVLISKLQHRNLVRVLGCCVEGTEKLLIYGFLKNKSLDTFVFGGSLLTPFV
- a CDS encoding S-locus lectin protein kinase family protein, which gives rise to MVAEYRWLSFTGSQRKKLNGHGNDNVAYLNGFAGITKESPFSIGQTLSSSNGVYELGFFSLNNSQNQYLGIWFKSIIPQVVVWVANREKPVTDSAANLGISSNGSLLLSNGKHGVVWSTGDIFASNGSRAELTDHGNLVFIDKVSGRTLWQSFEHLGNTLLPTSIMMYNLVAGEKRGLTAWKSYTDPSPGEFVALITPQVPSQGIIMRGSTRYYRTGPWAKTRFTGSPQMDESYTSPFILTQDVNGSGYFSFVERGKPSRMILTSEGTMKVLVHNGMDWESTYEGPANSCDIYGVCGPFGLCVVSIPPKCKCFKGFVPKFAKEWKKGNWTSGCVRRTELHCQGNSSGKDANVFYTVPNIKPPDFYEYANSQNAEECHQNCLHNCSCLAFSYIPGIGCLMWSKDLMDTRQFSAAGELLSIRLARSELDVNKRKMTIVASTVSLTLFVIFGFAAFGFWRCRVEHNAHISNDAWRNFLQSQDVPGLEFFEMNAIQTATNNFSLSNKLGPGGFGSVYKGKLQDGREIAVKRLSSSSGQGKQEFMNEIVLISKLQHRNLVRVLGCCVEGTEKLLIYGFLKNKSLDTFVFGGSLLTPFV
- a CDS encoding S-locus lectin protein kinase family protein; translation: MGKKRIVFFAYLPFFTIFMSFSFAGITKESPFSIGQTLSSSNGVYELGFFSLNNSQNQYLGIWFKSIIPQVVVWVANREKPVTDSAANLGISSNGSLLLSNGKHGVVWSTGDIFASNGSRAELTDHGNLVFIDKVSGRTLWQSFEHLGNTLLPTSIMMYNLVAGEKRGLTAWKSYTDPSPGEFVALITPQVPSQGIIMRGSTRYYRTGPWAKTRFTGSPQMDESYTSPFILTQDVNGSGYFSFVERGKPSRMILTSEGTMKVLVHNGMDWESTYEGPANSCDIYGVCGPFGLCVVSIPPKCKCFKGFVPKFAKEWKKGNWTSGCVRRTELHCQGNSSGKDANVFYTVPNIKPPDFYEYANSQNAEECHQNCLHNCSCLAFSYIPGIGCLMWSKDLMDTRQFSAAGELLSIRLARSELDVNKRKMTIVASTVSLTLFVIFGFAAFGFWRCRVEHNAHISNDAWRNFLQSQDVPGLEFFEMNAIQTATNNFSLSNKLGPGGFGSVYKGKLQDGREIAVKRLSSSSGQGKQEFMNEIVLISKLQHRNLVRVLGCCVEGTEKLLIYGFLKNKSLDTFVFGGSLLTPFV
- a CDS encoding S-locus lectin protein kinase family protein, which translates into the protein MGKKRIVLLLFISFSYAEITKESPLSIGQTLSSSNGVYELGFFSFNNSQNQYVGIWFKGIIPRVVVWVANREKPVTDSAANLVISSSGSLLLINGKHDVVWSTGEISASKGSHAELSDYGNLMVKDNVTGRTLWESFEHLGNTLLPLSTMMYNLVTGEKRGLSSWKSYTDPSPGDFWVQITPQVPSQGFVMRGSTPYYRTGPWAKTRYTGIPQMDESYTSPFSLHQDVNGSGYFSYFERDYKLSRIMLTSEGSMKVLRYNGLDWKSSYEGPANSCDIYGVCGPFGFCVISDPPKCKCFKGFVPKSIEEWKRGNWTSGCARRTELHCQGNSTGKDANVFHTVPNIKPPDFYEYANSVDAEGCYQSCLHNCSCLAFAYIPGIGCLMWSKDLMDTMQFSAGGEILSIRLAHSELDVHKRKMTIVASTVSLTLFVILGFATFGFWRNRVKHHAHISEDAWRNDLQSQDVPGLEFFEMNTIQTATSNFSLSNKLGHGGFGSVYKARNVLSYSLFFFSVFSEDDICNFFQGKLQDGREIAVKRLSSSSEQGKQEFMNEIVLISKLQHRNLVRVLGCCVEGKEKLLIYEFMKNKSLDTFVFGSRKRLELDWPKRFDIIQGIVRGLLYLHRDSRLRVIHRDLKVSNILLDEKMNPKISDFGLARLFQGSQYQDKTRRVVGTLGYMSPEYAWTGVFSEKSDIYSFGVLLLEIISGEKISRFSYGEEGKALLAYVWECWCETRGVNLLDQALDDSSHPAEVGRCVQIGLLCVQHQPADRPNTLELLSMLTTTSDLPLPKQPTFAVHTRNDEPPSNDLMITVNEMTESVILGR
- a CDS encoding S-locus lectin protein kinase family protein (S-locus lectin protein kinase family protein; FUNCTIONS IN: in 6 functions; INVOLVED IN: protein amino acid phosphorylation, recognition of pollen; LOCATED IN: endomembrane system; CONTAINS InterPro DOMAIN/s: Curculin-like (mannose-binding) lectin (InterPro:IPR001480), PAN-2 domain (InterPro:IPR013227), Apple-like (InterPro:IPR003609), Protein kinase, ATP binding site (InterPro:IPR017441), S-locus receptor kinase, C-terminal (InterPro:IPR021820), Serine/threonine-protein kinase domain (InterPro:IPR002290), Serine-threonine/tyrosine-protein kinase (InterPro:IPR001245), Protein kinase-like domain (InterPro:IPR011009), Serine/threonine-protein kinase, active site (InterPro:IPR008271), Protein kinase, catalytic domain (InterPro:IPR000719), S-locus glycoprotein (InterPro:IPR000858), Tyrosine-protein kinase, catalytic domain (InterPro:IPR020635); BEST Arabidopsis thaliana protein match is: S-locus lectin protein kinase family protein (TAIR:AT1G61400.1); Has 123186 Blast hits to 121269 proteins in 4842 species: Archae - 106; Bacteria - 13498; Metazoa - 45919; Fungi - 10210; Plants - 35088; Viruses - 427; Other Eukaryotes - 17938 (source: NCBI BLink).), which encodes MGKKRIVLLLFISFSYAEITKESPLSIGQTLSSSNGVYELGFFSFNNSQNQYVGIWFKGIIPRVVVWVANREKPVTDSAANLVISSSGSLLLINGKHDVVWSTGEISASKGSHAELSDYGNLMVKDNVTGRTLWESFEHLGNTLLPLSTMMYNLVTGEKRGLSSWKSYTDPSPGDFWVQITPQVPSQGFVMRGSTPYYRTGPWAKTRYTGIPQMDESYTSPFSLHQDVNGSGYFSYFERDYKLSRIMLTSEGSMKVLRYNGLDWKSSYEGPANSCDIYGVCGPFGFCVISDPPKCKCFKGFVPKSIEEWKRGNWTSGCARRTELHCQGNSTGKDANVFHTVPNIKPPDFYEYANSVDAEGCYQSCLHNCSCLAFAYIPGIGCLMWSKDLMDTMQFSAGGEILSIRLAHSELDVHKRKMTIVASTVSLTLFVILGFATFGFWRNRVKHHDAWRNDLQSQDVPGLEFFEMNTIQTATSNFSLSNKLGHGGFGSVYKGKLQDGREIAVKRLSSSSEQGKQEFMNEIVLISKLQHRNLVRVLGCCVEGKEKLLIYEFMKNKSLDTFVFGSRKRLELDWPKRFDIIQGIVRGLLYLHRDSRLRVIHRDLKVSNILLDEKMNPKISDFGLARLFQGSQYQDKTRRVVGTLGYMSPEYAWTGVFSEKSDIYSFGVLLLEIISGEKISRFSYGEEGKALLAYVWECWCETRGVNLLDQALDDSSHPAEVGRCVQIGLLCVQHQPADRPNTLELLSMLTTTSDLPLPKQPTFAVHTRNDEPPSNDLMITVNEMTESVILGR
- a CDS encoding S-locus lectin protein kinase family protein — translated: MGKKRIVLLLFISFSYAEITKESPLSIGQTLSSSNGVYELGFFSFNNSQNQYVGIWFKGIIPRVVVWVANREKPVTDSAANLVISSSGSLLLINGKHDVVWSTGEISASKGSHAELSDYGNLMVKDNVTGRTLWESFEHLGNTLLPLSTMMYNLVTGEKRGLSSWKSYTDPSPGDFWVQITPQVPSQGFVMRGSTPYYRTGPWAKTRYTGIPQMDESYTSPFSLHQDVNGSGYFSYFERDYKLSRIMLTSEGSMKVLRYNGLDWKSSYEGPANSCDIYGVCGPFGFCVISDPPKCKCFKGFVPKSIEEWKRGNWTSGCARRTELHCQGNSTGKDANVFHTVPNIKPPDFYEYANSVDAEGCYQSCLHNCSCLAFAYIPGIGCLMWSKDLMDTMQFSAGGEILSIRLAHSELDVHKRKMTIVASTVSLTLFVILGFATFGFWRNRVKHHAHISEDAWRNDLQSQDVPGLEFFEMNTIQTATSNFSLSNKLGHGGFGSVYKGKLQDGREIAVKRLSSSSEQGKQEFMNEIVLISKLQHRNLVRVLGCCVEGKEKLLIYEFMKNKSLDTFVFGSRKRLELDWPKRFDIIQGIVRGLLYLHRDSRLRVIHRDLKVSNILLDEKMNPKISDFGLARLFQGSQYQDKTRRVVGTLGYMSPEYAWTGVFSEKSDIYSFGVLLLEIISGEKISRFSYGEEGKALLAYVWECWCETRGVNLLDQALDDSSHPAEVGRCVQIGLLCVQHQPADRPNTLELLSMLTTTSDLPLPKQPTFAVHTRNDEPPSNDLMITVNEMTESVILGR